One window of the Ananas comosus cultivar F153 linkage group 21, ASM154086v1, whole genome shotgun sequence genome contains the following:
- the LOC109726264 gene encoding probable WRKY transcription factor 75 has protein sequence MENYSILFPSQPCSSSPPDPSYYSPHDDHHLNDHSQIFLSQHFHNNPSSGFMVLKELKEVEEEAKLTHALSYHQAYNEAHPNMEYSALDDEPARGELAKVADEKSKKKGEKKARRPRYAFQTRSQVDILDDGYRWRKYGQKAVKNNKFPRSYYKCTHQGCWVKKQVQRLSKDEGVVVTTYEGMHTHPIEKSNDNFESILINQMQLYPSF, from the exons atgGAGAATTATTCCATACTATTCCCATCACAGccatgttcttcttctcctcctgaTCCTTCTTATTACTCTCCTCATGATGATCATCATTTGAATGATCACTCCcaaatctttctctctcaacatTTCCACAACAACCCATCAAGTGGTTTCATGGTGTTGAAGGAGTTgaaggaggtggaggaggaggctaAGTTAACACATGCACTCTCTTACCACCAAGCCTACAATGAAGCTCATCCTAACATGGAATACTCCGCGCTCGACGACGAGCCCGCGAGAGGCGAGTTAGCGAAGGTCGCAGATGAGAAGAGCAAGAAGAAGGGggagaagaaggcgaggagGCCGCGGTACGCCTTCCAGACGCGCAGCCAAGTCGACATCCTCGACGACGGATACCGGTGGAGGAAGTATGGCCAGAAGGCTGTGAAGAATAACAAATTTCCAAG AAGCTACTACAAATGCACACATCAAGGTTGCTGGGTGAAGAAGCAAGTTCAAAGGCTCTCCAAAGATGAAGGTGTTGTGGTGACTACATATGAGGGAATGCACACTCATCCTATAGAGAAATCAAATGACAACTTTGAGAGCATTTTGATTAATCAAATGCAACTTTATCCTAGCTTTTAA
- the LOC109726155 gene encoding uncharacterized protein LOC109726155 isoform X2, whose protein sequence is MACRTLTTRSLLLLSDPSWRLSPRSPPPHLLLLRSRVRVPRSGSAAAAAPLRCSYGGEAAPSSSSSPAPNPDEQGPPQEAVLKAISVSKSEGRVAQTTNVVIGGTVTDDATDEWIVLDQKVNSYPMVRGFTAIGTGGDDFVRAMVVAVESVLQEPIPKGQVSQKLSSRGKYVSVNIGPIRVVSSEQVQAVYNAMRRDDRMKYFL, encoded by the exons ATGGCGTGTCGAACCCTAACAACgcgctccctcctcctcctctccgacCCATCGTGGCGCCTCTCCCCTCGATCCCCACccccccacctcctcctcctccgatctagggttagggttccgcGCTccggctccgccgccgcggccgctcCCTTGCGCTGCTCCTATGGCGGCGAGGCCgccccgtcgtcgtcgtcgtcccccGCGCCCAACCCCGACGAGCAGGGCCCGCCGCAGGAGGCCGTGCTCAAGGCCATTTCGG TATCCAAATCTGAAGGGAGAGTTGCACAAACTACAAATGTTGTTATCGGTGGTACTGTGACAGATGATGCTACTGATGAATGGATTGTGCTGGATCAGAAG GTCAATTCATATCCCATGGTTAGAGGGTTTACTGCAATTGGTACTGGAGGTGATGATTTTGTCCGAGCAATGGTTGTTGCCGTTGAATCTGTTCTCCAAGAACCAATTCCAAAG GGTCAGGTATCTCAGAAATTATCTTCAAGGGGAAAGTATGTGTCTGTAAACATTGGGCCTATTCGTGTTGTCTCCAGTGAGCAG GTTCAAGCCGTGTATAATGCCATGAGAAGAGATGATAGGATGAAGTACTTTTTGTAG
- the LOC109726155 gene encoding uncharacterized protein LOC109726155 isoform X1, producing the protein MACRTLTTRSLLLLSDPSWRLSPRSPPPHLLLLRSRVRVPRSGSAAAAAPLRCSYGGEAAPSSSSSPAPNPDEQGPPQEAVLKAISEVSKSEGRVAQTTNVVIGGTVTDDATDEWIVLDQKVNSYPMVRGFTAIGTGGDDFVRAMVVAVESVLQEPIPKGQVSQKLSSRGKYVSVNIGPIRVVSSEQVQAVYNAMRRDDRMKYFL; encoded by the exons ATGGCGTGTCGAACCCTAACAACgcgctccctcctcctcctctccgacCCATCGTGGCGCCTCTCCCCTCGATCCCCACccccccacctcctcctcctccgatctagggttagggttccgcGCTccggctccgccgccgcggccgctcCCTTGCGCTGCTCCTATGGCGGCGAGGCCgccccgtcgtcgtcgtcgtcccccGCGCCCAACCCCGACGAGCAGGGCCCGCCGCAGGAGGCCGTGCTCAAGGCCATTTCGG AAGTATCCAAATCTGAAGGGAGAGTTGCACAAACTACAAATGTTGTTATCGGTGGTACTGTGACAGATGATGCTACTGATGAATGGATTGTGCTGGATCAGAAG GTCAATTCATATCCCATGGTTAGAGGGTTTACTGCAATTGGTACTGGAGGTGATGATTTTGTCCGAGCAATGGTTGTTGCCGTTGAATCTGTTCTCCAAGAACCAATTCCAAAG GGTCAGGTATCTCAGAAATTATCTTCAAGGGGAAAGTATGTGTCTGTAAACATTGGGCCTATTCGTGTTGTCTCCAGTGAGCAG GTTCAAGCCGTGTATAATGCCATGAGAAGAGATGATAGGATGAAGTACTTTTTGTAG
- the LOC109726864 gene encoding alpha-ketoglutarate-dependent dioxygenase alkB-like isoform X2, translating to MYGAAERTAFRGAEKRYKLYKTLPHRPKSRMKTTSGTKPTDLSDVVDFKAVLDSFASGRDLPTGILRFDCDGFDRPVFCIDDRPGFFFIPSALTIEEQCYWIRESLATFPQPPNRTNLTAIYGPIYGLFNAAQNQKVLIETEDTDTLVDHELNGSKSSPHSQKFLFAETSSVHRVETCKSIAALALLKKLRWSTLGLQFDWSKRNYDVSLPHNKIPDALCTLAKKMAVPALPFGEDFHPEAAIVNYFGPSDMLGGHLDDMELDWTRPIVSISLGCKAIFLLGGKTREDVPIAMFLRSGDIVLMAGEARECFHGVPRIFTDDGHAEISAILSQFSAEDDRCYADYIRNSRININIRQVN from the exons ATGTACGG cgcggcggagAGAACAGCGTTTCGCGGCGCGGAGAAGCGATACAAGCTCTACAAAACCCTCCCTCACCGCCCCAAATCCAG GATGAAGACGACGTCGGGGACCAAGCCCACGGATCTCTCGGACGTGGTCGATTTCAAAGCCGTTCTCGATAGCTTCGCGAGCGGGCGAGATCTCCCCACCGGGATCCTGCGCTTCGATTGCGATGGATTCGATCGCCCCGTGTTTTGTATCGACGATCGACCTG gatttttctTCATTCCCAGTGCCCTGACCATTGAAGAACAGTGCTACTGGATTAGGGAAAGCTTGGCAACCTTTCCTCAACCTCCCAATAGAACTAATCTTACAGCAATATATGGCCCAATTTATGGTTTATTTAATGCTGCTCAAAATCAGAAGGTTTTGATTGAAACAGAAGATACAGATACACTTGTGGACCATGAACTGAATGGCAGTAAAAGTAGTCCGCATTCCCAGAAATTTCTATTTGCGGAAACTTCCAGCGTGCATAGAGTAGAGACATGCAAATCAATAGCAGCATTAGCTCTTTTAAAGAAACTTCGTTGGAGCACGCTTGGTTTACAGTTTGACTGGTCTAAG CGCAACTATGATGTCTCTCTTCCGCACAACAAGATACCAGATGCTCTTTGTACACTTGCTAAGAAGATGGCAGTTCCTGCCTTACCATTTGGGGAGGACTTCCATCCAGAAGCTGCAATTGTGAACTATTTTGGTCCAA GCGATATGCTTGGTGGCCACCTAGATGACATGGAATTAGATTGGACCAGACCAATTGTTAGCATAAG CCTGGGCTGCAAAGCTATATTTCTATTGGGAGGAAAGACTAGAGAGGATGTCCCAATCGCCATGTTCTTGCGCAGCGGCGACATTGTGCTGATGGCCGGGGAAGCAAGGGAATGCTTCCATG GAGTGCCAAGAATCTTCACGGACGATGGCCATGCAGAGATCTCTGCAATTCTGTCGCAATTTTCAGCTGAAGATGACCGTTGTTATGCAGACTATATTAGAAATTCAAGAATAAACATCAACATCCGACAGGTCAATTAG
- the LOC109726864 gene encoding alpha-ketoglutarate-dependent dioxygenase alkB-like isoform X1: MYGAAENAAAAAAAAERTAFRGAEKRYKLYKTLPHRPKSRMKTTSGTKPTDLSDVVDFKAVLDSFASGRDLPTGILRFDCDGFDRPVFCIDDRPGFFFIPSALTIEEQCYWIRESLATFPQPPNRTNLTAIYGPIYGLFNAAQNQKVLIETEDTDTLVDHELNGSKSSPHSQKFLFAETSSVHRVETCKSIAALALLKKLRWSTLGLQFDWSKRNYDVSLPHNKIPDALCTLAKKMAVPALPFGEDFHPEAAIVNYFGPSDMLGGHLDDMELDWTRPIVSISLGCKAIFLLGGKTREDVPIAMFLRSGDIVLMAGEARECFHGVPRIFTDDGHAEISAILSQFSAEDDRCYADYIRNSRININIRQVN; this comes from the exons ATGTACGGCGCGGCGGAGAAcgcggccgcggccgcggccgcggcggagAGAACAGCGTTTCGCGGCGCGGAGAAGCGATACAAGCTCTACAAAACCCTCCCTCACCGCCCCAAATCCAG GATGAAGACGACGTCGGGGACCAAGCCCACGGATCTCTCGGACGTGGTCGATTTCAAAGCCGTTCTCGATAGCTTCGCGAGCGGGCGAGATCTCCCCACCGGGATCCTGCGCTTCGATTGCGATGGATTCGATCGCCCCGTGTTTTGTATCGACGATCGACCTG gatttttctTCATTCCCAGTGCCCTGACCATTGAAGAACAGTGCTACTGGATTAGGGAAAGCTTGGCAACCTTTCCTCAACCTCCCAATAGAACTAATCTTACAGCAATATATGGCCCAATTTATGGTTTATTTAATGCTGCTCAAAATCAGAAGGTTTTGATTGAAACAGAAGATACAGATACACTTGTGGACCATGAACTGAATGGCAGTAAAAGTAGTCCGCATTCCCAGAAATTTCTATTTGCGGAAACTTCCAGCGTGCATAGAGTAGAGACATGCAAATCAATAGCAGCATTAGCTCTTTTAAAGAAACTTCGTTGGAGCACGCTTGGTTTACAGTTTGACTGGTCTAAG CGCAACTATGATGTCTCTCTTCCGCACAACAAGATACCAGATGCTCTTTGTACACTTGCTAAGAAGATGGCAGTTCCTGCCTTACCATTTGGGGAGGACTTCCATCCAGAAGCTGCAATTGTGAACTATTTTGGTCCAA GCGATATGCTTGGTGGCCACCTAGATGACATGGAATTAGATTGGACCAGACCAATTGTTAGCATAAG CCTGGGCTGCAAAGCTATATTTCTATTGGGAGGAAAGACTAGAGAGGATGTCCCAATCGCCATGTTCTTGCGCAGCGGCGACATTGTGCTGATGGCCGGGGAAGCAAGGGAATGCTTCCATG GAGTGCCAAGAATCTTCACGGACGATGGCCATGCAGAGATCTCTGCAATTCTGTCGCAATTTTCAGCTGAAGATGACCGTTGTTATGCAGACTATATTAGAAATTCAAGAATAAACATCAACATCCGACAGGTCAATTAG
- the LOC109726519 gene encoding ribonucleoside-diphosphate reductase small chain B-like, whose product MPAAPSLIPLVDVSAEAAEEMGMGMREEEEEEPLLSPSADRFSMFPIRFPGIWEFYKKAVASFWTAEEVDLSGDLRHWELALSGDDRRFVSHVLAFFAASDGIVLENLASRFMSEVQVAEARAFYGFQIAIENIHSEMYSLLLETYIRDPLEKDRLFRAVDTVPCVARKAAWALRWIQSPDASFAERLVAFACVEGVFFSGSFCAIFWLKKRGLMPGLTFSNELISRDEGLHCDFACLLYSLLRRRLPEPRVRAIVRDAVDIEREFVCDALPVALVGMNGLLMSQYIEFVADRLLAALGCAKMYAVANPFDWMELISLQGKTNFFEKRVGEYQKASVMASLNGLAGAADNHVFKIDEDF is encoded by the coding sequence ATGCCCGCGGCGCCCTCGCTGATCCCCCTCGTCGACGTCTCcgccgaggcggcggaggagatggggatggggatgagggaggaggaggaggaggagccatTGCTGTCGCCGAGCGCGGATCGGTTCTCGATGTTTCCGATCCGGTTCCCGGGCATCTGGGAGTTCTACAAGAAGGCCGTGGCGTCGTTCTGGACCGCCGAGGAGGTGGACCtctccggcgacctccggcaCTGGGAGCTCGCGCTCTCCGGCGACGACCGGCGGTTCGTCTCCCACGTGCTCGCCTTCTTCGCCGCCTCCGACGGCATCGTCCTCGAGAACCTCGCCTCCCGCTTCATGTCCGAGGTCCAGGTCGCCGAGGCCCGCGCCTTCTACGGCTTCCAGATCGCGATCGAGAACATCCACTCGGAGATGTACTCCCTCCTCCTCGAGACCTACATCCGCGACCCCCTCGAGAAGGACCGCCTCTTCCGCGCCGTCGACACCGTCCCCTGCGTCGCCCGCAAGGCCGCGTGGGCGCTGCGCTGGATCCAGTCCCCCGACGCCTCCTTCGCCGAGCGCCTCGTCGCCTTCGCCTGCGTCGAGGGCGTCTTCTTCTCCGGCTCCTTCTGCGCCATCTTCTGGCTCAAGAAGCGCGGCCTCATGCCCGGCCTCACCTTCTCCAACGAGCTCATCTCCCGCGACGAGGGCCTCCACTGCGACTTCGCCTGCCTCCTCtactccctcctccgccgccgcctccccgaGCCCCGCGTCCGCGCCATCGTCCGCGACGCCGTCGACATCGAGCGCGAGTTCGTCTGCGACGCCCTCCCCGTCGCCCTCGTCGGCATGAACGGCCTCCTCATGAGCCAGTACATCGAGTTCGTCGCCGACCGCCTCCTCGCCGCCCTCGGCTGCGCCAAGATGTACGCCGTCGCCAACCCCTTCGACTGGATGGAGCTCATCTCCCTCCAGGGCAAGACCAACTTCTTCGAGAAGCGCGTCGGCGAGTACCAGAAGGCCTCCGTCATGGCCAGCCTCAACGgcctcgccggcgccgccgacaaCCACGTCTTCAAAATCGACGAGGATTTCTAA